Proteins encoded in a region of the Spiroplasma endosymbiont of Amphimallon solstitiale genome:
- a CDS encoding amidase family protein, which translates to MKINYHQLSIRQLHELLKTKILTPDQLTKLVYKRLEQFKKLNAVVTSLEQNAIKQTKLITEQEINDNLLAAIPFVMKDNIATINFLTTGSSKILANFIPNYDSTVNMLLTNNKAINTAKTALDELGMGGDGLYAATGHVLNPWNLKHITGGSSSGSAALVAAGIVPFALGTDTGDSIRKPAAYCGIVGFKPTYGLISRNGVFPYAPSLDTVGIFTNHVEDIAIVLDSIALFDEQDFTSVQSKEKDYTQNLNQNIEGKNIAILNYNDYQWNDIVKSSFDEAIKHLTDGGAKVQQIEFNKELLQSLLPVYMIISFAEATSCHANLTGINFGVRKNGKNYQEVMTNSRTFGFGDMVKRRYIIGAYALSENHQEELFNKAKKVRRLIVEHLNTIFKKYDAFIIMPNINPAPKIKDVLEQKKVIKSEHDYLEDLLLLSNLNGGPSINIPLTTVNGLPIGFNINGAPFNDQVILNIASFLSKKINFNNKLLGDDHE; encoded by the coding sequence ATGAAAATTAATTACCACCAACTTTCAATTCGTCAACTTCATGAATTATTAAAAACAAAAATACTTACTCCAGATCAATTAACTAAATTAGTATACAAACGATTAGAACAATTCAAAAAATTAAATGCTGTTGTTACTTCACTGGAACAAAATGCCATTAAACAAACAAAATTAATTACTGAACAAGAAATTAATGATAATTTATTAGCAGCAATTCCATTTGTAATGAAAGATAATATTGCTACTATTAATTTCTTAACAACAGGTTCATCAAAAATTCTTGCTAATTTTATTCCTAATTATGACAGTACTGTTAATATGTTATTAACAAATAATAAAGCCATTAATACAGCTAAAACTGCTCTTGATGAACTAGGAATGGGTGGAGATGGTTTATATGCAGCTACTGGTCATGTCTTAAACCCTTGGAATTTAAAACATATCACTGGTGGTAGTTCTAGTGGCAGTGCAGCTTTAGTCGCTGCTGGAATTGTACCATTTGCTTTAGGAACAGATACTGGTGATTCAATACGTAAACCTGCCGCTTATTGTGGTATTGTTGGTTTTAAACCAACATATGGTTTAATTTCACGAAATGGTGTTTTTCCTTATGCTCCAAGTTTAGACACAGTTGGTATATTTACTAATCATGTCGAAGATATTGCCATTGTCTTGGATAGTATTGCTTTATTTGATGAACAAGACTTTACTAGTGTTCAAAGTAAAGAAAAAGACTATACTCAAAACTTAAATCAAAATATAGAAGGTAAAAATATTGCTATTTTAAATTATAATGATTATCAGTGAAATGATATAGTTAAATCTAGTTTTGATGAAGCAATAAAGCATTTAACTGATGGTGGTGCAAAAGTTCAACAAATTGAATTTAATAAAGAATTATTACAATCTTTATTACCAGTCTACATGATTATTTCTTTTGCTGAAGCAACCAGTTGCCACGCAAATCTAACTGGTATTAATTTTGGTGTTCGTAAAAATGGTAAAAATTATCAAGAAGTTATGACAAATTCACGAACATTTGGTTTCGGTGATATGGTAAAACGCAGATACATTATTGGTGCATATGCTTTATCTGAAAATCATCAAGAAGAATTATTTAATAAAGCTAAAAAAGTAAGAAGATTAATTGTTGAACATTTAAATACTATCTTTAAAAAATATGATGCTTTCATTATTATGCCAAATATTAATCCAGCTCCAAAAATTAAAGATGTATTAGAACAAAAAAAAGTTATTAAAAGTGAACATGATTATTTAGAAGACTTACTACTACTTTCTAACTTAAATGGTGGACCAAGCATTAATATTCCGTTAACTACTGTTAATGGTTTACCGATTGGTTTTAATATTAATGGTGCACCTTTCAATGATCAAGTTATATTGAATATTGCTTCATTTTTAAGTAAAAAAATTAATTTTAATAATAAACTACTAGGTGATGATCATGAATAA
- the gatB gene encoding Asp-tRNA(Asn)/Glu-tRNA(Gln) amidotransferase subunit GatB, translating to MNNKYDVVMGIEIHCELKTKTKCFSNAANTFGQKPNTQINAIDCGYPGTLPTVNQAVIIMAIQTCTALKMNIDPLLRFDRKSYFYPDLPKGYQITQFFHPIGTNGELPIVVNNEEFIVSFERLHIEEDTAKQIHNNKKTLLDYNRAGIPLLEIVTKPIFNTSEQVVAYINTLCQLLIHLQVSDAKMNEGSLRCDINISLKTHGSDILGTKVEIKNLNSTHNITLAINDEINRQTNILNKKQKINLETRRFDEKTNKTVSMRSKENKIDYKYFPEPNIFPIQLDEKWIKMIAKNLPELPKQIMERLKKQYNLPTKDINLLIDKIEILTIFEQTVAINNLTLPTFNYLVGPVQAYCNTNNTTIKNSELTANNLSQLVSLVYEQKINDKQSKQLLNAIMINSEKSPADLIRTLGITLVSDSNDLEKILITILKANENMITIYKVNPEKAMKFFMGQLMKLTKGQANPQVSKEILKKLIENYN from the coding sequence ATGAATAATAAATATGATGTTGTAATGGGTATTGAAATCCACTGTGAATTAAAAACTAAAACTAAATGTTTTTCCAACGCCGCCAATACTTTTGGTCAAAAACCAAATACTCAAATTAATGCCATTGATTGCGGATATCCAGGAACATTACCAACAGTTAATCAAGCTGTTATTATAATGGCAATTCAAACATGTACTGCTTTAAAAATGAATATTGATCCACTCTTACGTTTTGATCGAAAAAGTTATTTTTATCCTGATTTACCTAAAGGTTATCAAATCACACAATTTTTTCATCCAATTGGTACAAATGGTGAATTACCAATAGTTGTAAATAATGAAGAATTTATTGTTAGTTTTGAACGCTTACATATTGAAGAAGACACAGCAAAACAAATTCATAATAATAAAAAAACATTATTAGACTATAATCGAGCGGGAATTCCCTTATTGGAAATTGTTACTAAACCAATTTTTAACACAAGTGAACAAGTAGTAGCATATATTAATACTCTATGTCAATTATTAATTCATTTACAAGTTAGTGATGCTAAAATGAATGAAGGCTCATTACGATGTGATATTAATATATCGTTAAAAACACATGGTAGTGATATTTTAGGTACCAAAGTTGAAATTAAAAACTTAAATTCTACACATAATATTACTTTAGCAATAAACGATGAAATTAATCGTCAAACTAATATTTTAAATAAAAAACAAAAAATTAATCTTGAAACTAGAAGATTTGATGAAAAAACTAATAAAACCGTTAGCATGCGTAGCAAAGAAAATAAAATTGATTATAAATACTTTCCTGAACCAAATATTTTTCCAATTCAACTAGACGAAAAATGAATCAAAATGATTGCTAAAAATCTTCCTGAATTGCCTAAACAAATAATGGAAAGATTAAAAAAACAATACAATCTACCAACAAAAGATATTAATTTATTAATTGACAAAATAGAAATATTAACTATTTTTGAACAAACAGTTGCCATTAATAATTTAACATTACCTACCTTTAATTATTTAGTAGGTCCTGTGCAAGCTTATTGTAATACTAATAACACTACTATTAAAAACAGCGAACTTACTGCTAATAATCTATCACAATTAGTTAGTCTAGTTTATGAGCAAAAAATTAATGATAAACAAAGTAAACAGTTATTAAATGCAATTATGATTAATAGTGAAAAAAGCCCTGCCGATCTTATTAGAACATTAGGTATTACTTTAGTAAGTGATAGTAATGATTTAGAAAAAATATTAATCACAATTTTAAAAGCAAATGAAAACATGATTACTATTTATAAAGTCAATCCAGAAAAAGCAATGAAATTTTTTATGGGTCAATTAATGAAACTAACTAAAGGACAAGCAAACCCACAAGTTTCTAAAGAAATATTAAAAAAATTGATTGAAAACTATAATTAG
- a CDS encoding IS30 family transposase, protein MYKYLTIESIIAIKEYKSYGFSIRKIAKAIDYSKSTVHRVCRLLNQNLLPLEILNKIQKNKQNAGRKLIILTLIEINTINHLLITKNYALDIIANFLKENKIKSISTKTLYNMFKTNRMGFDENNLLRKGKNKPHKQKETRGRINNCKSIHERNLIIPNIKNIEEFGHLEGDTIIGKDHKSSIITLADIWSKTTIPLATKNNKSENITKSIIKFISKLQKGTVKTITFDRGKEFSKWKLIEKNCNVKIYFADPGKPCQRGLNENNNGILRRYLPKSTDLSSYKQKDLNTIAFQINSTPRKSLSYKRPIDLIQLF, encoded by the coding sequence ATGTATAAGTATCTGACTATTGAATCAATAATAGCAATAAAAGAATATAAAAGTTATGGATTTTCGATTCGTAAAATAGCAAAAGCCATTGATTATAGTAAATCAACTGTACATAGAGTTTGTAGATTATTAAATCAAAACTTATTACCATTAGAAATATTGAATAAAATTCAAAAAAATAAACAAAATGCAGGTAGAAAATTAATAATTTTAACTTTAATAGAAATTAATACTATTAATCATTTGTTAATTACTAAAAATTATGCTCTTGATATAATTGCTAATTTTTTAAAGGAAAATAAAATAAAAAGTATTTCAACAAAAACTTTATATAACATGTTTAAAACAAATCGAATGGGTTTTGATGAAAATAACTTATTGAGAAAAGGAAAAAATAAACCTCACAAACAAAAAGAAACTAGGGGCAGAATTAATAATTGTAAGTCTATTCATGAAAGAAATTTAATCATTCCTAATATTAAAAATATAGAAGAATTTGGTCATTTAGAGGGTGATACTATCATTGGTAAAGATCATAAAAGTTCTATTATTACTTTAGCTGATATATGATCAAAAACCACAATTCCTTTAGCAACTAAAAATAATAAATCAGAAAATATTACAAAAAGTATAATAAAATTTATTTCAAAGTTACAAAAAGGAACAGTTAAAACTATTACTTTTGATCGTGGTAAAGAATTTAGTAAATGAAAATTAATCGAAAAAAATTGTAATGTTAAGATTTATTTTGCAGATCCTGGTAAACCTTGTCAAAGAGGTTTAAATGAAAATAATAATGGTATTTTAAGAAGATATTTACCAAAATCTACAGATCTATCTTCATATAAACAAAAAGATTTAAATACTATAGCATTTCAAATTAATTCTACACCCAGAAAATCACTATCTTATAAAAGACCAATAGATTTAATACAATTATTTTAA